tgtgacgtttcgtgtcgagccccttcttcagactcttcgggtctggacccaaaatgccacccattccttctctccagaggtgctgcctgtcccgctgagttactccagcattttgtgtctaccttcactacCGTTCGGAATATTTTACATGGTTCTTACTAAAGTCCGGCCACCACCAATTTAGCGTGATGCAGCTGGGAGGAGGGAGATTTCCGGCCAATAGGTGAAAGCAGACAGCGGGCTCTGCAATTGGTGACGAACCCAAGCCAATAGGTGAAGGCGTGCGCCGACGTGATCCTGCCCATGCACTGGGTGAGTGACAGGCACCTTGAAGTATGCGGGCGGAATCCGGGCTCGTCCGGTGTCAACTATTTATCGATTAGCATGTGCCTCATCAACATTGCACTTGAAGCAGAGAGTGGAAGAGTTCAAGAGCAGCCGCGATTCGCATTCACATCCCAATGAATTGCAGATAACCAGGCGCAAGCAGCGCTGGTTCGTTTCGTTTGCAatagttttattttgtttgtaGTTTGGCAAAACCGGGGCTGATTGTTCTTACAGTGAAGTTTGCATTATCCCAAGATACAAATTTTACTTCGTTTTATGAAAGTTTATGGTTACATTTAGGACAACAATTCCAGACTGTTGGTTAACATTTTAGTCGGGTGCAGTATATAGTTTGCAAAAAACTTGGTGCGTCGATTTCAGTTCATCTTTTGGTTTTGAATGATGTTTGTTTTTGCGTTGGCAGAGTCACCTGTAAAAGCAAGTCTTTGTTAATACAAACGAGTCTTTAGTAACGTGGCCGATGTTCTAAGCGTGAGGGGGCTTTGGTTTGCACAGACCAGACTGACAATGGATGGTCGATCGGCGCTGCCTCCCGCCCCGCTAGTGGAATCCTGCCTTACGCCTAATCCTGCCACCTTGCCCATTTCAATGGGCGGCGGCTCCCTGCTGCGACCGCCGGCGTTGCTCCTTCGAGCCGCCGCCGCTGCAGCTGCCGCCGCGGCCGAGCGTTACCCCCGGACCCCGAAATGCGCCCGCTGTCGCAACCACGGCGTGGTGTCGGCGCTGAAAGGCCACAAGCGCTTCTGCCGCTGGAGGGACTGCATGTGTGCCAAGTGCATGCTGATCGCCGAGAGGCAGCGGGTCATGGCCGCGCAGGTGGCGCTCCGGCGGCAGCAGGCGCAAGAAGAGAACGAGGCCAGGGAGCTGCAGTACATGTACGCCAGCGGAGGGGCTGCCGAAGCCGggctggccatggcagcggctgcagcagccgCCAACGGCATCATCCCCGTATCCAGAGCCGGCTCGACGCCTTACGAGATCTTTGGAGCTGACTACCATAAGCAGAAAGAAGGTAGGTCAACATGGGTATCCGCTGTATTGACACCGGCCAACGCAGGCTGTGGGAAAGCTGCTATTTAATTGCTCAAGTTGTCAGCCATAGTTCATTGATTTTAACTCATTTATCAGATAGTTATCAGAGAGCATGGCATAGagactcagctggtagagctgctacgtgtgtggagtttgcgtgttctccccgtgaccgcgcgagtttcctctggctgctccaggTTTGTCGGcctgaacgagtgatcgatggacgGTGTGGACACAGAGGGCCGAAAGCCTATTTCTCTAATATAAACTAAATCTCTAATATAAACTAAAATGTTCTTTGCAACAGGTAATTATTATCCAGAGAACGCACATCCATTTAGATTGTGCGCTAATACAGTCCTGGGATGAAAGGGCACAGCGAGGCCAGGAATTCACATGTAATTCAAATGGTCAGCTGCAAAGCAGCATTGTTTAACCTGAATATTTTTCATGCAAGCGTTCTATTCGTAATCTGAATGTTCGAGTCACAGCTATAATCTATCACAGATTTAAATTCGTCCCAACCGTTATACAGGCATTATCTGAACATCCCAATCAGTGTGATAATGAATTTGTGCATTTCTTACAGAAACGTTATAAATGCTCAATTATTTTTCTAATCTCCCAGCCAAGGAATATGGTATAAGAGGCGGGGTGGAATGTATCGGTTAAAATGGCTCGgatttgactttaatttacagtggATTTTGCCAGGCCATTTTTCAACGAGAAGCAGTTCAGTAAAGCTAATTCGTCTGAGCAGAGATGGTCCACATTTTTACATAACTATAATCAAGGTTAAGTCGATGTTGATATCGGAAAGCTTCGAACTTTGTGCTATTCATGATCCAACATTCAAACAGAGAAACGAATAAAATACAGGGAAATGTATTTTTTGCAGGCCGGTGCAGTTACTTTGACTCTGGTTCTATTTATGCCATCTGGTAATAACAAAAAGCCTGGCATTGGTTTAATTTACACTGAGTCGCAACTTCTGCCAGGGTGGGAAGATGGTTGGCaaaaaaaagtaaatttaaaTAATTGTCCTATTCAGTAAATGCATAAACTTGTTAATACAACGTCAAACTAACATCATAACTGGTGAATTTAGATTAAATGTAGATACGATCGTCATAAATTGATATATAACCCGTTATATTTTTGGTTAATGTATTTATTGAAACGTTTGTGTTCGGCAAAGTGCCCTTTATATCAAATTGATTCACTGGTATgtggttctttaaaaaaaaattataatcagAGTCTTGCTGCCCCAAACTGATGGCAAACGGATACTACTTTAATTGGTACGATTTCCTGACATTAGATCCGTCCAGATTTGACGTACAGTTAAAAATATAACACAAATACATGGATAATGCACAATAGACTAGAATAATAAACATAATAACCCCAATTAAGGTATAAAAtcgagcattaaaaaaaaaaagattttgtaaGGAGCAGTGTGAAACTAGTTTGAATATATATGCATGAAAATACAAATATATTCGATGTATTTGTGCTCACAAGTGAGTGGTGAGCAAAGGCGTACTTTGCACAATCGCCACCTCGTGTATGAAGTAAGGAGGCGAAAATGACAATAGTCCGGgcggtagacaaaatgtttaagaatgaaatgcagatgttggaaaatcgaaggtagacaaaaatgctggagaaattcagggggtgaggcagcatctatggagcgaaggaaataggcgaagatAATAAAATTTCATCTTAAAATCATTATTGACCATTAATAGTCTCTATATTTTCATATAAACAAAAACGAAAGTTTACATTTGAAGTTCTTCAAATACCATTAGAAGTTAAAACTGTGAAGATGCCATTGGGTAAACGAACATATAGTTCACCAGCGGTATTGTCAACAGGTATTGTTGAATTGAAATGACAGCCGTGTTGTGCATTCAGTTACTCTGAAGAGATTCCAAACCGGAAATCTGTTTTCCACTAAACAGTGCAACCATACCCAGTTCCCTTTATTCTGACAGTTGAAGAGACAGGCTattgttaaaaaaaatgacaGCCCGTTAGATCATATTTCGTGCATGTTATCCACGGAGGTTAATGCACATGTATATCAAAGTAAACCGAATGCATTTGGCAAACACATACTAGTGGTTTAAGAAAATGAATCAGTAATCGTTTACTCAATCCCTCTAATACTTTTTGGCTCACCAACAGCGTTAAAATAGCATTGGGAGAACACGTAATCCCGTTTTAAAGGGCACCCCAAACGATTTAAGAATGCGAAATTAAGTTTGTTTACTTTTTAATGGTGAAATACTGTGTTTTTTTAACTGTTTTTCTGGAGTAGGCGCAGGAGGGAGAAATCGCAGACGGAATGGCATTTAATGTTGATCGCAAATATTTGTTAAGCAAAATTAATTCAAAGCATTCATTCACGTAAATTTAAATCGAATATATGATCGAATATGGAGGTTTGAAAATGTGTTTGCCAATCGCCGTTAAAATTGATGCCATTTGGAGCTGAAACCAAGCCGTCTTCAAGGGAACTTTTAATTCATGCAAATCCATTGACCAGAATATCTGATCTCTGGCATTCCCGAACAGTAAAATTGTGCAACATACATGGATTGTAAAATAAAGGGCACCACctccttaaaaaaaaacacatttctcaTAATAGCTTTCCGTTTGTTAACGTGTCCGATAGATACGAGCCATTATTTCATTCGCCGTTAACGATTACTATATTTAAAATCAAATTTGCAATTCTTTATTAAAAGTAAAATGATATGCCTAGTCATTAAACTGTTTTATGCACTCATGCTTTTAGTTTCCAATTAACATGGGCATAATTCTGCCTCCGTTGGTTCCTGTGCTTCATTTCAATGTGTTTCCTTGCAGGAGAAAAGCTGTCCAAATATGAGCTGTTCTACAACAGTCTGGTGAGCCGCTCGGTTCTCCAACCTTCACACTCTAACACCTCCGAAACTGACGGGTTGGACACCAATCTGAAGGATAAAGCAGGAAAACCCGAAGCCTTGGACAACGATTCGGGCCAACTCTCCTCTTCCCCAGATCCGCCGTCGGAAAGTGCGGACAGCCCTCGCTCGGCGACTCCCTCGGATGCCGAGTCCGGGAACGAATGCGACAAACCCCCCAAAGGGTTGGCCAAGGTTATGGTCAACCTACCCGGCTCTTCCTCCAAGCACAGGGCGCCCATTGACATCCTCATAAAAGTTTTCCCCAACTACAAGCACGATAAATTAGAGTGCATTCTGGCAAACTGCAAGGGAGACGTTGTCCAAGCCATTGAACAGGTACTGAACGGGAAGGAACCTGGTGGACAGATCAAAGATGTGGACCGCACCATATCCGATTCCGAGGAGATTCCGCGATCCTCCCACATTACCTTAGCCGGACTCTCTGGCGGCTCCATTGGCACCAAGTCTGCTTTCTCTCCGCTACAATCCGGCGCCGTTTTCGGAGGGCCCGCTAATCTGTACGGATTGAACCCTAGACTTGGCATCAACCCACTGCGCTTGGCATACTCGAGCCCTAGCCGAGGGCTGCCAACGTTCATGTCACCTTATGTCACTTCTGCTCTGATGCCAACGTTACCATTCCGTCCACCGATGGACTATTCCTTCCCGGGCATCGTGAGGGATATTCCCTATTTTCAAAACAAAGACTCGCTTTGCTCGAGTGGATTGTACTCCAGAATTAATCCCGAAAAGCAGTGACTCCGATGCTCGTGAGATAAACTGATGCCGAGGTAATTGAGCAATAA
This portion of the Leucoraja erinacea ecotype New England chromosome 3, Leri_hhj_1, whole genome shotgun sequence genome encodes:
- the LOC129695644 gene encoding doublesex- and mab-3-related transcription factor A1-like, with translation MDGRSALPPAPLVESCLTPNPATLPISMGGGSLLRPPALLLRAAAAAAAAAAERYPRTPKCARCRNHGVVSALKGHKRFCRWRDCMCAKCMLIAERQRVMAAQVALRRQQAQEENEARELQYMYASGGAAEAGLAMAAAAAAANGIIPVSRAGSTPYEIFGADYHKQKEGEKLSKYELFYNSLVSRSVLQPSHSNTSETDGLDTNLKDKAGKPEALDNDSGQLSSSPDPPSESADSPRSATPSDAESGNECDKPPKGLAKVMVNLPGSSSKHRAPIDILIKVFPNYKHDKLECILANCKGDVVQAIEQVLNGKEPGGQIKDVDRTISDSEEIPRSSHITLAGLSGGSIGTKSAFSPLQSGAVFGGPANLYGLNPRLGINPLRLAYSSPSRGLPTFMSPYVTSALMPTLPFRPPMDYSFPGIVRDIPYFQNKDSLCSSGLYSRINPEKQ